In Silene latifolia isolate original U9 population chromosome X, ASM4854445v1, whole genome shotgun sequence, the following proteins share a genomic window:
- the LOC141617622 gene encoding uncharacterized protein LOC141617622, with protein sequence MGYGVGILLISPTGEHVPVSIKLDFNVTNNAAEYEAYLLGLRSALDLGVKKLLGPEDSSLVINQVGGSWKIKSQILAPYQTRIEEFEKYFEDIRYVHLPREENQFSDALSKLADQINILEHIDSMPICLKRRSSPAYVNTIDDTEDGETEPWYTAILKFKETGE encoded by the coding sequence atgGGATATGGAGTGGGAATTCTTCTTATCTCACCAACAGGTGAACACGTGCCCGTATCCATCAAACTGGATTTCAATGTCACaaacaacgccgctgaatatgaagcatatTTGCTTGGTTTACGCAGTGCTCTTGACTTGGGTGTCAAGAAGTTGTTAGGACCTGAAGACTCGTCCCTAGTGATAAATCAAGTGGGTGGGTCATGGAAAATTAAGAGCCAAATTTTGGCCCCATATCAAACCAGAATCGAAGAATTTGAGAAGTACTTCGAGGATATTCGATATGTTCACCTCCCGAGAGAGGAAAATCAGTTTTCAGATGCGTTGTCTAAGCTAGCCGACCAAATCAACATTCTCGAACACATAGACAGTATGCCAATATGTCTCAAACGAAGATCATCACCGGCCTATGTGAATACAatcgatgataccgaggatggtGAAACTGAACCCTGGTACACAGCCATTTTGAAATTCAAGGAAACAGGAGAGTAG